The proteins below are encoded in one region of Apium graveolens cultivar Ventura chromosome 4, ASM990537v1, whole genome shotgun sequence:
- the LOC141719362 gene encoding putative RING-H2 finger protein ATL53, producing the protein MSNLGREDHRHHDVNPLFIGLLGVIAGAIIVATLHFMLLGWCSSEERRQEALENERPWRNVRIGNNTRDHRASSSSRSNSSLQSIPTFKYTKECNEGVCAICLGEFKENDELRVLPECAHQFHVPCIDRWVGSHPNCPLCRADIVPSIPEQAAAVSSRDSFYHIDILFQEHIEEVSSQNDGDRVQIMSSEHALEVPSWENSNEANIVVSSEHVMSIPTSDAGATSSSEISSVGDH; encoded by the coding sequence ATGTCTAATTTAGGCCGAGAAGATCACAGGCACCATGATGTTAACCCGCTCTTCATCGGACTTCTCGGGGTCATTGCCGGGGCTATCATTGTAGCAACACTCCATTTCATGTTGCTTGGTTGGTGTAGCTCAGAAGAGAGGCGGCAAGAAGCGCTGGAAAACGAACGTCCCTGGCGAAATGTCCGAATTGGTAATAATACTAGAGACCATAGAGCTAGTAGTAGCAGTAGGAGCAATTCGAGTCTGCAGTCAATTCCAACTTTTAAGTACACAAAAGAGTGCAATGAAGGTGTATGTGCCATATGTCTTGGGGAATTCAAAGAGAATGATGAGTTACGAGTACTACCCGAATGTGCACATCAATTCCACGTGCCATGTATTGATAGGTGGGTAGGTTCGCACCCAAATTGTCCACTTTGTCGAGCCGACATTGTGCCCTCTATTCCAGAACAGGCCGCGGCAGTGTCGTCAAGGGACAGTTTTTATCACATAGATATTTTGTTTCAGGAACATATTGAGGAAGTGTCGTCACAGAATGATGGTGATCGGGTGCAAATTATGTCCTCAGAACATGCTCTGGAAGTGCCTTCATGGGAAAATAGCAATGAGGCAAATATAGTAGTATCCTCAGAACATGTTATGAGCATCCCAACCAGTGATGCTGGTGCAACTTCCTCATCGGAAATATCATCAGTTGGTGATCATTAG